One genomic region from Pelagicoccus sp. SDUM812003 encodes:
- a CDS encoding DUF58 domain-containing protein, giving the protein MPSNPYSPTTSVDPEALLAIRDLELRARIVVEGIWAGLHRSPYHGFSVEFSEYRQYSPGDDLRYLDWKILARTDREYLKVFEDETNLRCLILADASKSMEFGSGSYSKFDYARTIAATLSYFLSKQRDVVGIARFDSAITDYQEPKWRPGHLKRLFALLERPAEGQATDLKAALEATLRLARRRSLVILISDFLSDPHEWSSELAYLRSMGHDVRGLQVLDPAEVNLHYGKAAYWNDVETGELRYVDPDSARDDYTKRFSERQRQVGSAFASAGARLQTITTDQPLDLALVDFVRELRKTR; this is encoded by the coding sequence GTGCCAAGCAACCCGTACAGCCCTACGACGTCCGTCGATCCCGAAGCCTTGCTCGCCATACGCGATCTGGAACTGCGGGCCCGAATCGTTGTGGAAGGCATCTGGGCAGGCTTGCATCGCAGCCCCTATCACGGCTTTTCCGTCGAGTTTTCCGAGTACCGCCAGTACAGTCCGGGAGACGATCTACGCTACCTCGACTGGAAGATTCTCGCTCGAACGGATCGCGAATACCTCAAGGTTTTCGAAGACGAGACGAACCTGCGTTGCCTCATCCTCGCCGACGCCAGCAAATCGATGGAGTTTGGTTCCGGTTCGTATTCTAAATTCGACTACGCTCGCACCATAGCGGCTACGCTATCCTACTTTCTCTCCAAACAGCGAGACGTAGTCGGCATCGCACGGTTCGACAGCGCCATCACCGACTACCAGGAGCCCAAATGGCGCCCGGGTCACCTGAAACGGCTTTTCGCCTTGCTGGAGCGCCCCGCGGAAGGACAGGCCACCGACTTGAAGGCGGCGCTCGAAGCCACGCTTCGACTCGCCCGCCGCCGCTCGCTTGTGATCCTGATTTCGGACTTTCTCAGCGATCCGCATGAATGGAGCTCGGAGCTGGCCTACCTACGCTCCATGGGACACGACGTGCGTGGGCTTCAGGTGCTCGATCCCGCAGAGGTCAACCTTCACTACGGCAAGGCCGCCTATTGGAACGACGTGGAAACGGGAGAGCTTCGCTACGTCGATCCCGATTCCGCTCGCGACGACTACACCAAGCGGTTTTCGGAACGGCAGCGGCAAGTCGGATCCGCCTTCGCCTCAGCTGGAGCTCGCCTGCAAACCATCACCACCGACCAGCCCCTGGACCTGGCTTTGGTCGATTTCGTGAGGGAGCTTAGGAAAACGCGATGA
- a CDS encoding BatA domain-containing protein: protein MSFLAPLFLAGLALIAGPILFHLIRQAPRNRIPFSSTELLDHSQPKTESRRRIQNPLLLIIRCLVVALLALAFARPFFPEQSLSSASFTPSIDRVLLIDMSASMQRPGVSDSLEESVREILSAAAPQSRISIFGFSDTVTPIVTAEQWQNWPIDQRTQLALQRIAATPVTDFPTRLDLAIEHGLDELARLGEQTEEKRIAELIALSDFAKGSSFSGLAGLDWPNETFLKRIQVAPTPPPVNASLSWAGWEWNAEQQLFAELRLSLDSPPEKPLDLSVQAFHAIEAQPLSQPVTAVLAAGKGFVPISIPLATGSDELPIRFELSGDEVAFDNQLYRAPRFIPTVTIALLSDAQLADPQQAPYFIEKALKGIDNPRTRLLPVDSFSTDADLTIVDKPLDRQSLQRLRSEAQTGGTAFLIVSDSSKEDTLRALFDDRQWQIDETLDQDLRIGEIDFEHPLFEPFADPRFSNFANINTWKAPRIQFPDSPDIRKLASYDNGSPLLLEAKLGGGTVFVWAGDWSPRSSQWALSSKFVPFLYQLCLQSIGGPPPANNLYLDRALLAQQSIRADQLPITRAGMYQVEGRGNAPWLALQVDASESSLHPIDEDEWDRLGLPEYDPSRISQVAQSIAAASSRESSQQLEERQAVWKWTLWLVILLLLSESLLATKPARTKGEQAA, encoded by the coding sequence ATGAGCTTCCTCGCCCCACTCTTTCTCGCCGGCTTGGCGTTGATCGCCGGACCGATCCTCTTTCACCTGATTCGACAGGCGCCGCGCAACCGCATCCCCTTCAGCTCCACCGAGCTGCTCGACCACAGTCAACCGAAGACTGAGAGTCGTCGACGTATCCAGAATCCCCTTCTCCTTATCATTCGCTGCCTAGTCGTCGCATTGCTCGCCTTGGCCTTCGCCCGACCGTTCTTCCCTGAACAATCTCTTTCTTCGGCCTCCTTCACCCCCTCGATCGATCGCGTGCTTCTCATCGACATGAGCGCCAGCATGCAGCGTCCCGGCGTGAGCGACAGTCTTGAGGAATCGGTCAGAGAAATCCTCTCCGCCGCTGCGCCCCAGTCGCGTATCAGCATATTCGGTTTCTCGGATACCGTCACTCCGATCGTAACAGCCGAGCAGTGGCAGAACTGGCCGATCGATCAGCGAACGCAGCTCGCCTTGCAGCGTATCGCCGCTACACCCGTCACCGATTTCCCGACACGACTCGACTTGGCCATCGAACACGGATTGGACGAGCTGGCCCGATTGGGCGAGCAAACAGAAGAAAAACGAATCGCCGAACTCATCGCGCTTTCCGATTTCGCCAAAGGCTCCTCATTCAGCGGCCTTGCCGGTCTGGACTGGCCTAACGAAACCTTTCTCAAGCGTATCCAGGTAGCCCCGACGCCACCGCCAGTCAACGCCAGCCTTAGCTGGGCTGGCTGGGAGTGGAACGCCGAGCAACAGCTATTTGCGGAATTAAGACTTTCCCTCGACTCTCCTCCGGAGAAACCGCTCGACCTCTCAGTGCAAGCCTTCCATGCGATCGAGGCGCAACCTTTGAGCCAGCCCGTCACGGCAGTTCTCGCCGCGGGCAAGGGATTCGTCCCGATTTCCATTCCTCTAGCCACCGGCTCGGACGAGCTACCGATTCGCTTCGAGCTGTCCGGCGACGAGGTAGCGTTCGACAACCAACTCTATCGCGCTCCCAGGTTTATTCCCACTGTCACGATCGCCCTTCTGAGCGACGCCCAACTCGCCGACCCCCAACAAGCTCCCTACTTCATCGAAAAGGCGCTCAAGGGTATCGACAATCCTAGGACAAGACTTCTTCCGGTCGACTCGTTCTCGACAGACGCTGACCTGACAATTGTCGACAAGCCGCTCGACAGGCAAAGCCTTCAGCGCCTTCGGAGCGAAGCGCAAACGGGTGGAACCGCCTTCCTGATCGTATCCGATTCGAGCAAGGAAGACACCTTGCGAGCCCTTTTCGACGATCGCCAATGGCAGATTGACGAAACGCTCGACCAAGACCTTCGCATCGGAGAGATCGACTTCGAACATCCGCTTTTCGAGCCCTTCGCCGATCCTCGCTTCAGCAATTTCGCCAACATCAACACCTGGAAAGCCCCTCGTATCCAGTTTCCTGATTCTCCTGACATACGAAAGCTCGCCTCCTACGACAATGGCTCCCCTCTCCTGCTAGAAGCGAAGCTGGGCGGCGGAACGGTGTTCGTATGGGCAGGCGACTGGTCGCCTCGCTCCTCCCAGTGGGCCCTCTCCAGCAAGTTCGTTCCGTTCCTGTACCAGCTTTGCCTCCAGTCAATCGGCGGTCCTCCGCCCGCCAACAACCTCTATCTCGATCGCGCTCTGCTCGCTCAGCAGTCTATCCGAGCGGACCAGCTGCCCATCACCCGAGCCGGGATGTATCAGGTCGAAGGCCGCGGAAACGCCCCCTGGCTCGCCCTGCAGGTCGATGCCAGCGAAAGCTCCCTTCACCCCATCGACGAGGATGAATGGGATAGATTGGGTCTACCAGAATACGATCCAAGCCGAATCAGCCAAGTCGCCCAGTCGATCGCCGCTGCCAGCAGTCGCGAGAGCTCGCAACAGCTAGAAGAAAGGCAGGCCGTTTGGAAGTGGACCCTATGGCTCGTCATCCTCCTCCTGCTCAGCGAAAGCTTGCTGGCGACCAAACCAGCTAGGACGAAAGGAGAACAGGCAGCGTAA
- a CDS encoding glutamine amidotransferase — MIFPNNTPWILVAILAAALIFLSWRSWRGSSQRSAAAIALRSAGILLLALALLNPQRVFERPIQGQNIIALLADDSLGMRIKDPGELLDRGERMRQALHGRSSGWLTDLEEDYQVRSYRFSKSLQRISSYDSLAFEGQSSKISSALSSVQQRLDERPLAAIALLTDGNATDQPLSDSQLAELPPIFPVLIGEATSVPDLSIQRAELNVSAFGDAPLSLEAKFRLQGLGPSKVKTTLSQITPTTMRRDLPIEERTLTFEDEQQEMIQRSQWQGSGGGMQFFELRAELATEDGLATPSEATLTNNRRLLVADRGKDRYRLLYVTGRPNWEYKFMNRALSEDPQLEMVGLLRVASKEPQFEFKGRAGENSNSLYRGFGREDENERYDEAVLIRMNTRDKDELFGGFPNTAQELFEYDALLLDDIEADFFTFNQLALIRDFVRQRGGGLMMLGGVNSYEDGGYHDSPLAQLLPYYPTPSASDETTDRQVAWDLTRDGWVEPWMRIHDLETVEQQRISQMPLLRVYNVFGKPKPGSRQLAVLEEADGMERPALLVRNFGSGRVASLAVGDLWRWGMQDAASQADLAQFWRQVSRWLVKDNLSRFSLSATVSESGETSLRARALDPEFLPLRSSRALATVTRIASASDRSQTSETLLQVDMATVSDSPGQFTLDLPALEDGIYHASVEVLDGSGAILGEAETGWALDALSAEFASLSPNRNYLERIARATGGEVLELSELPELGAQIRSQPAPATETLLKPIWHNNLFYLAALAAFLGEWLMRRKRGLA; from the coding sequence ATGATTTTCCCAAACAACACGCCCTGGATCCTGGTCGCAATACTTGCCGCTGCGCTGATCTTCCTGTCCTGGCGTTCCTGGAGAGGCAGCTCTCAAAGAAGCGCCGCAGCGATCGCGCTGCGATCCGCAGGCATTTTGCTGCTGGCTCTGGCGCTCCTAAACCCGCAACGGGTATTCGAACGTCCCATACAAGGTCAGAACATTATCGCATTGCTCGCCGACGACAGCCTAGGCATGCGAATCAAGGATCCCGGAGAGCTCCTGGATCGGGGCGAGAGGATGAGACAGGCCCTGCATGGTCGCTCCTCCGGATGGTTGACCGATCTGGAAGAGGACTACCAAGTTCGTAGCTATCGATTTTCGAAATCGCTTCAACGCATTTCCAGCTACGATTCGCTCGCATTCGAAGGCCAAAGCAGCAAGATCTCCTCCGCCCTGAGCAGCGTCCAGCAACGTCTCGACGAGCGACCCCTCGCCGCGATCGCCCTTCTCACCGACGGCAATGCCACCGACCAGCCGCTCAGCGATAGCCAGCTCGCCGAGCTGCCTCCCATATTCCCAGTGCTGATAGGCGAAGCCACGTCAGTACCAGACCTTTCAATACAGAGGGCTGAATTGAACGTCTCGGCATTCGGCGACGCTCCTCTCAGCTTGGAGGCCAAGTTCCGCCTGCAAGGCCTTGGCCCCTCCAAAGTGAAGACCACCCTCTCCCAAATCACGCCTACCACCATGAGGCGCGATCTTCCCATCGAAGAGAGGACCCTCACCTTCGAAGACGAACAGCAGGAGATGATACAGCGCTCGCAATGGCAAGGCAGCGGAGGTGGCATGCAGTTCTTTGAGCTCCGCGCCGAACTCGCTACCGAAGATGGTCTAGCCACACCCTCCGAAGCCACCCTAACCAACAACCGGCGTCTGCTGGTAGCGGACCGAGGTAAGGATCGCTATCGACTGCTCTACGTGACCGGTAGACCGAACTGGGAATACAAGTTTATGAATCGCGCCTTGAGCGAAGATCCTCAGCTGGAAATGGTCGGCCTGCTACGAGTGGCGAGCAAGGAGCCTCAGTTCGAATTCAAAGGACGGGCAGGCGAAAACAGCAACTCCCTCTACCGCGGCTTCGGCCGCGAAGACGAGAACGAGCGCTACGACGAGGCGGTGCTCATTCGCATGAATACGCGAGATAAGGATGAGCTCTTCGGAGGCTTTCCCAATACCGCGCAAGAACTTTTTGAATACGACGCGCTCCTCCTCGACGATATCGAAGCGGACTTCTTCACCTTCAATCAACTCGCCCTGATCCGAGACTTCGTTCGCCAAAGGGGAGGCGGACTCATGATGCTCGGAGGTGTGAACAGCTACGAGGACGGCGGCTACCATGACTCCCCGCTCGCCCAGCTTCTGCCCTATTACCCCACTCCATCCGCCTCCGACGAAACCACGGATCGGCAGGTCGCGTGGGACCTAACGCGAGATGGCTGGGTCGAGCCATGGATGCGCATCCACGATCTGGAGACAGTGGAGCAGCAGCGCATCAGCCAGATGCCTCTCCTGCGCGTTTACAATGTTTTCGGAAAACCGAAACCCGGCTCGCGGCAACTGGCTGTGCTCGAGGAAGCGGACGGCATGGAACGGCCCGCTCTCCTGGTTCGAAACTTCGGATCGGGTCGCGTGGCAAGTCTGGCGGTGGGCGACTTGTGGCGTTGGGGCATGCAGGACGCGGCGTCTCAAGCGGATCTGGCCCAGTTCTGGCGTCAGGTCTCCCGATGGCTGGTGAAGGACAATCTCAGCCGGTTCAGCCTCTCGGCAACCGTTTCCGAATCTGGAGAAACCAGCCTCCGAGCCCGTGCCCTCGACCCCGAATTTCTTCCTTTGCGCTCCAGCCGCGCCCTAGCGACCGTCACCCGAATCGCATCCGCCTCCGATCGCTCGCAAACCAGCGAAACGCTGCTCCAGGTCGACATGGCGACTGTATCCGACAGTCCAGGACAATTTACGTTAGACCTACCAGCGCTCGAGGATGGAATCTACCATGCAAGCGTCGAAGTCCTCGATGGCAGCGGAGCCATTCTCGGAGAAGCGGAAACCGGCTGGGCGCTGGATGCTCTATCGGCGGAATTCGCTTCCTTGTCACCAAATCGCAACTACCTGGAGAGAATCGCACGCGCTACAGGAGGAGAGGTGCTCGAGCTTTCGGAACTGCCGGAGCTGGGGGCGCAGATTCGATCCCAGCCTGCTCCCGCCACCGAGACCCTGCTCAAGCCGATCTGGCACAACAACCTATTCTACCTCGCGGCGCTCGCGGCGTTTCTAGGCGAATGGCTCATGCGAAGAAAGAGAGGTTTGGCGTGA
- a CDS encoding hemerythrin domain-containing protein: MNTYHDRFREETPRLLAMAKRVATVHGEREPRLVEILDTFDDLSFELLKQLAKEELEIFPQIHRLADPLLTLEPAHADELLSAMRWNFDVAGEAMARIKTLSDDYQAPEHACNTYRALFSGLEEFEEDLRRHANLENAELFPAVLERLRR, translated from the coding sequence GTGAATACGTATCATGATCGTTTTCGCGAGGAAACGCCACGTCTGCTGGCCATGGCGAAGCGAGTCGCTACGGTTCATGGGGAAAGGGAACCACGGCTTGTGGAAATCCTTGATACCTTCGATGACCTCTCGTTCGAACTCCTTAAGCAGCTCGCCAAGGAGGAGCTTGAAATCTTCCCCCAAATACATCGACTGGCCGATCCGTTGCTGACGCTCGAGCCAGCGCATGCGGACGAGCTGCTCAGCGCTATGCGATGGAATTTCGATGTAGCGGGCGAGGCCATGGCTCGCATCAAAACGTTGAGTGACGACTATCAAGCGCCCGAGCATGCATGCAACACCTACCGGGCTCTGTTTTCCGGATTGGAGGAATTCGAGGAGGACCTTAGGCGTCATGCCAATCTGGAGAACGCGGAATTGTTTCCAGCTGTCCTCGAAAGGTTGAGAAGGTGA
- a CDS encoding nitric-oxide reductase large subunit yields the protein MLRFKYANYWLALSAVIVASFATLGYYGLEIYRKAPPIPERVRSESGETLFTGEDIRTGQNVWQSIGGQEVGSIWGHGSYVAPDWNADWAHRELLMLRDRLSERETSKPYAELSDLDRLRLDRLVKEQMRRNTYDSESGALNVSEERAEVIKSLSAYYAAIFGDDTAFASAVEPYSDGGYDPVELRDYYAIARNTIKDEQRQHQLNAFFFWTTWATTTVRDEYREGNLWDSKSAISYTNNWPAEDAIGNAPSSGVVLWSIISVILLLVGIAILAWRIAASKEEEHRAPGSAPKLTLTITASMRATYKYFAVVGLLLLLQIAMGILTAHYGVEGDGFFGFPLADWIPYSVTRTWHTQLGIFWIATAWLATGLFLGPAVSGYEPKFQRIGVDLLFVCLVVIVFGSLFGEWLGTRQTIGLETNFWFGHQGYEYVDLGRFWQIFLFVGLFLWLGLMVRAIWPALRKPSENRHLIALFLVASTAIALFYGAGLMWGKDTHLALAEYWRWWVVHLWVEGFFEVFATVVIAFLFTRLKLIGSVFATKAALASTTIFLFGGIIGTFHHIYFSGTPTSILALGSVFSALEVAPLVLIGFEAVENLKLSRSASWVKEYKWPIYFFVSVAFWNLVGAGIFGFLINPPIALYYMQGLNTTAVHGHTALFGVYGMLGIGLVLFCLKGLRPNAVENDRLIWVSFWGLNAGLTAMVLLSLLPIGLWQVWASLEQGMWYARSAEFMQSDTMEALRWLRTVGDILFAVGVGAFVLHVFKLAKGGSELELGGKAGGRVRPGSASPESEHALV from the coding sequence ATGCTTAGATTCAAATATGCGAACTACTGGCTGGCTTTGTCCGCAGTGATCGTGGCGTCCTTCGCGACGCTTGGTTACTATGGGCTGGAAATCTACCGAAAGGCTCCTCCGATACCGGAACGCGTGCGGTCGGAGAGCGGGGAGACCTTGTTCACTGGAGAGGATATCAGGACCGGACAGAATGTCTGGCAGTCGATCGGTGGACAGGAAGTCGGGAGCATCTGGGGACACGGTTCCTATGTCGCTCCGGACTGGAATGCGGATTGGGCGCATCGGGAGCTGCTCATGCTGCGCGATCGACTGTCCGAGCGAGAAACGAGCAAACCCTACGCCGAGCTGAGCGATTTGGATCGACTGAGGTTGGATCGGCTGGTCAAGGAGCAAATGAGACGCAACACCTATGATTCGGAAAGCGGAGCGTTGAACGTTTCCGAGGAGAGGGCGGAGGTTATTAAATCTCTTTCGGCCTACTACGCGGCGATATTCGGAGACGATACCGCGTTCGCCTCAGCGGTCGAGCCGTATTCGGATGGAGGATACGATCCTGTGGAGTTGAGGGACTACTACGCGATCGCCCGAAATACCATCAAGGACGAACAGCGCCAGCATCAGTTGAACGCTTTCTTCTTCTGGACCACCTGGGCCACCACCACGGTTCGCGATGAATATCGAGAAGGAAATCTTTGGGATAGCAAGTCTGCGATTTCCTATACCAACAATTGGCCAGCGGAGGATGCCATCGGCAATGCCCCAAGTTCGGGCGTGGTGCTTTGGTCTATCATTAGCGTGATTCTCCTGCTGGTCGGCATCGCGATTTTGGCTTGGAGGATCGCCGCATCGAAAGAGGAGGAGCACAGGGCTCCCGGGTCCGCTCCCAAGCTGACTTTGACGATCACTGCATCGATGCGGGCAACCTACAAGTACTTTGCGGTCGTAGGGTTGCTGCTTCTGCTGCAGATAGCGATGGGCATTCTCACCGCGCACTACGGGGTAGAAGGCGATGGCTTTTTCGGATTTCCGCTCGCGGACTGGATTCCGTACTCCGTCACTCGGACTTGGCATACGCAGCTTGGCATTTTCTGGATCGCAACCGCTTGGCTGGCTACCGGTCTCTTTCTTGGGCCAGCGGTTTCTGGATACGAACCGAAGTTTCAGCGTATCGGCGTCGATCTGCTCTTTGTCTGTTTGGTAGTGATCGTGTTTGGCTCCCTCTTCGGGGAGTGGCTTGGAACGCGTCAGACGATTGGTTTGGAAACGAATTTCTGGTTTGGGCATCAAGGTTATGAATACGTGGATCTTGGCCGATTCTGGCAGATCTTCCTGTTTGTTGGGCTGTTTCTGTGGCTTGGATTGATGGTGAGGGCGATTTGGCCTGCTTTGCGCAAGCCGAGCGAGAACCGTCACCTGATCGCTCTCTTTCTGGTAGCCTCGACTGCGATCGCCTTGTTCTACGGAGCTGGTTTGATGTGGGGGAAGGATACGCATCTAGCGTTGGCTGAGTACTGGCGCTGGTGGGTGGTCCATCTTTGGGTAGAGGGTTTCTTCGAAGTGTTCGCCACCGTGGTGATCGCATTTCTCTTCACTCGCTTGAAACTGATAGGAAGCGTCTTCGCGACCAAGGCCGCCCTGGCTTCGACCACTATCTTTCTCTTCGGCGGAATCATCGGCACGTTTCACCACATCTATTTTTCCGGAACGCCGACATCCATACTGGCTCTCGGTTCGGTATTCAGCGCTCTGGAGGTCGCTCCATTGGTACTGATCGGATTCGAAGCGGTTGAAAATCTGAAACTCTCGAGATCCGCGTCATGGGTGAAGGAATACAAGTGGCCGATCTACTTCTTCGTATCGGTTGCTTTCTGGAACCTGGTGGGAGCGGGCATATTCGGATTTTTGATCAATCCACCCATCGCGCTCTACTATATGCAAGGATTGAATACGACGGCAGTGCATGGTCACACGGCGCTCTTCGGAGTTTACGGCATGCTCGGCATCGGACTAGTTCTGTTCTGCTTGAAGGGCCTGCGTCCAAACGCCGTTGAGAACGATCGACTGATCTGGGTATCGTTCTGGGGATTGAACGCGGGTCTGACCGCCATGGTCCTGCTATCCCTGCTGCCGATCGGTCTTTGGCAGGTCTGGGCGAGCCTGGAGCAGGGCATGTGGTACGCGAGATCCGCCGAATTCATGCAGAGCGATACCATGGAGGCGCTGCGTTGGCTTAGAACCGTGGGAGATATCCTCTTCGCGGTAGGCGTGGGAGCCTTCGTCCTGCACGTCTTCAAGCTAGCGAAGGGAGGATCGGAGCTCGAACTTGGGGGTAAGGCCGGTGGACGAGTCAGACCTGGGTCTGCCAGTCCGGAGTCGGAGCATGCTTTGGTGTGA
- a CDS encoding TfoX/Sxy family protein: MAYSEALAEGLRQQLLDRSGVSERKMFGGVCFFLNGNMLCGTADDWYMFRVGKELEAEALRRPEARSMNRTGRKMGGFIEVDAKAVDGPALSGWIAFAERFVGALPGK, from the coding sequence ATGGCGTACAGCGAAGCGTTGGCGGAAGGTTTGAGGCAGCAGCTGCTGGATCGATCGGGTGTGAGCGAACGCAAGATGTTTGGCGGGGTTTGTTTCTTCCTGAACGGAAACATGCTCTGCGGAACAGCCGATGACTGGTACATGTTTAGAGTGGGCAAGGAGCTCGAGGCGGAGGCCTTGAGGCGTCCGGAAGCGCGGTCGATGAATAGAACTGGCCGCAAGATGGGGGGATTCATCGAGGTGGATGCGAAAGCGGTCGACGGGCCGGCGCTGAGCGGCTGGATCGCCTTCGCTGAACGGTTCGTGGGCGCACTGCCAGGGAAATGA
- a CDS encoding glycoside hydrolase family 97 protein, with product MYKTLCIAALSALLFACAKEPSAFAQADLSVRSPDGENVIRFELERGQPSYQVDRAGSPVIEPSALGFLFKGEDAPLGPFEIVSSDSSSFDETWQQVWGEKQHIRNHYNQLSVTLQETAKPQRQLTLQFRAFDDGIAFRYLFPQQGDSDLVIMDELTEFKLAEDGTAWWIGAYQENRYEYLTTESPVSTLEKVHTPLTIKSDSGLYLSFHEARLVDFASMVLERTDDTSLKADLVPWADGDRVKTDGSFTSPWRTVQIAEKPGDLITSYMILNLNDPNVIEDTSWIEPHKYLGIWWGMHIGKYTFWESETHGASTKNSLEHIDYCKKLGIDHLLIEGWNKGWTPAWYENAMHMFSFTEGTDDFDLKTVADYARENGVKIIGYHETGSNIVNYRKQIDAGMKLYQEMGINDVKIGQVGSRLNMTEWHHGQFGVNYYREVLKKAAEYQLTVNFHEPIKDTGERRTYPNMMAREGARGQEYNAWSEGNPPSHTATIPFTRMLAGPMDFTPGVLDVEIKQGYEGRDVHTTAAKQLALYVVLYSPIQMLADLPENYDGHPAFKFLQDVPVDWEDTKVLDAEIGDTITTVRKDRYSDDWYLGSLTDEEGRSLEISLDFLEPGANYEAQIYADAEGITYQKNATEVAISSQQVTSADSLTLKLAPGGGTAIRFKKL from the coding sequence ATGTACAAGACACTCTGCATCGCGGCTCTCTCAGCCCTACTGTTCGCCTGCGCGAAAGAGCCGTCGGCCTTCGCTCAGGCGGACCTTTCCGTGCGCTCGCCTGACGGCGAAAACGTCATTCGCTTCGAGCTGGAGCGTGGCCAGCCTAGCTATCAGGTCGATCGCGCCGGCTCGCCCGTCATCGAGCCCTCCGCGTTGGGCTTTCTCTTCAAAGGCGAAGATGCCCCGCTCGGCCCCTTCGAAATCGTTTCATCGGATAGCTCCAGCTTCGACGAAACCTGGCAGCAGGTCTGGGGCGAGAAGCAGCACATCCGCAACCACTACAACCAGCTTAGCGTGACCTTGCAGGAAACCGCCAAGCCCCAGCGGCAGTTGACCCTGCAGTTCCGAGCCTTCGACGATGGCATCGCCTTCCGCTACCTTTTCCCCCAGCAGGGCGACTCCGACCTGGTGATCATGGACGAGCTCACCGAGTTCAAGCTGGCCGAGGACGGCACCGCATGGTGGATAGGCGCGTATCAGGAAAATCGCTACGAATACCTCACCACCGAGTCTCCCGTTTCCACCTTGGAGAAAGTCCATACCCCGCTCACCATAAAGAGCGATAGCGGCCTCTACCTCAGCTTTCACGAAGCCCGCTTGGTCGACTTCGCCAGCATGGTGCTGGAGCGCACCGACGACACCTCCCTAAAAGCCGACCTCGTCCCTTGGGCCGACGGCGACCGCGTGAAGACCGACGGCTCCTTCACCAGCCCCTGGCGCACGGTGCAGATCGCGGAAAAGCCGGGCGACCTCATCACCTCCTACATGATCCTCAATCTAAACGATCCCAACGTCATCGAAGACACTTCCTGGATCGAGCCGCACAAGTACCTCGGCATCTGGTGGGGCATGCACATCGGCAAATACACCTTCTGGGAAAGCGAAACCCACGGGGCTTCCACTAAAAACTCCCTCGAGCACATCGACTACTGCAAGAAGCTCGGCATCGACCACCTGCTCATCGAAGGCTGGAACAAGGGATGGACTCCCGCCTGGTACGAAAACGCCATGCACATGTTCAGTTTCACCGAGGGCACCGACGACTTCGATTTGAAAACCGTAGCCGACTACGCCCGCGAAAACGGGGTCAAGATCATCGGCTACCACGAGACCGGCTCCAACATCGTTAACTACCGCAAGCAGATCGACGCCGGTATGAAGCTCTATCAGGAGATGGGCATCAACGACGTGAAGATCGGCCAGGTCGGCTCTCGCCTCAACATGACCGAATGGCACCACGGCCAGTTCGGGGTGAACTACTATCGAGAAGTCCTCAAAAAGGCCGCCGAATACCAGCTCACCGTCAACTTCCACGAACCCATCAAGGATACCGGCGAACGCCGCACCTACCCGAACATGATGGCGCGCGAAGGAGCCCGCGGACAGGAGTACAACGCATGGAGCGAAGGAAATCCGCCTTCCCATACCGCCACCATCCCTTTCACCCGCATGCTAGCCGGCCCCATGGACTTCACCCCCGGCGTACTGGACGTGGAAATCAAGCAAGGCTACGAAGGTCGCGACGTGCACACCACCGCCGCCAAGCAGCTCGCTCTCTACGTCGTATTGTATTCTCCGATACAAATGCTAGCCGACCTTCCGGAAAACTACGATGGACACCCAGCCTTCAAATTCCTGCAGGACGTGCCGGTCGACTGGGAGGACACCAAAGTGCTCGACGCAGAGATCGGAGACACCATCACCACTGTGCGCAAGGACCGCTACAGCGACGACTGGTACCTCGGCAGCCTGACCGACGAAGAAGGACGCTCTCTGGAGATCTCCCTCGATTTCCTCGAGCCAGGCGCAAATTACGAAGCCCAAATCTACGCCGACGCGGAAGGCATCACCTACCAGAAGAACGCCACCGAAGTAGCTATCTCCAGCCAGCAGGTCACCAGCGCTGACAGCCTCACCCTGAAACTGGCCCCGGGTGGCGGCACCGCCATCCGCTTCAAGAAACTCTAA